Proteins found in one Oscillatoria salina IIICB1 genomic segment:
- a CDS encoding SPFH domain-containing protein → MSESLSPLGFIVEETLLREVILPEEIQAAIQEKLTAQQESERQEFINSQERQQLEFTIEKAQKEAERQKIEAQATAEAQRILSQGLTEQVLRLKAIEATQKLAESDNTKVIIIGGSEAGTPIILPGQ, encoded by the coding sequence ATGAGCGAGAGTCTATCTCCATTAGGCTTTATTGTTGAAGAAACCTTGTTAAGAGAAGTTATTTTACCAGAAGAAATCCAAGCAGCAATTCAAGAAAAACTAACTGCTCAACAAGAAAGTGAACGTCAAGAATTTATTAACTCTCAAGAACGCCAGCAGCTAGAATTTACGATTGAAAAAGCTCAGAAAGAAGCTGAACGTCAAAAAATTGAAGCACAAGCAACCGCAGAAGCCCAACGCATTCTTTCTCAAGGATTAACCGAACAAGTGCTGCGTTTAAAAGCAATTGAAGCAACACAAAAACTAGCCGAATCAGATAACACTAAAGTGATTATTATTGGTGGTAGCGAAGCAGGAACACCCATAATTTTACCGGGGCAATAG
- a CDS encoding glycosyltransferase family 4 protein, with product MLDNYTLKPLLRTLDAPKEKTIQHSRRHRKPIKLSIISQFYPPDYAATGQLISELATQLGKLGLQVNIFTGQPGYAYGEDKAPKIERDGKIQVRRSRTSRMWSRRIRARALNGLLFCLRAAIHLCKSVNRGDVLLLTTEPPYLPILGYFAHLLFGLPYVCLLYDIYPDIAVNLHVIPEKHWLVRIWRWLNRQVWKNAQSAIVLSSSMKERIVAECPEIADKITVIHSWANPNWIKPIDKQDNWFACEFDLANKFTVLYSGNMGRCHDMDTILAAAAQLSNEPTPIQFVFIGNGAKRKQCLEQVCSLGLTNCRFLPYQDRSVLPYSLTACDLSLVSVSPGMEGLIAPSKLYGILAAGRPVAAICEPHSYLRNLLAEANCGEAFDNGDGTALANFIRRLANDSELTAVLGNSGRSYLQSKFTPEIIARQYWQIVSRIR from the coding sequence ATGCTAGATAACTATACCTTAAAACCGCTTTTGAGAACATTAGATGCCCCCAAAGAAAAGACAATTCAGCACAGCCGACGACACAGGAAACCGATTAAACTGTCGATTATCAGCCAATTTTATCCTCCTGACTACGCCGCTACAGGTCAACTAATTTCCGAACTAGCAACGCAGCTAGGAAAGCTAGGTTTACAAGTCAATATCTTTACAGGACAGCCCGGATATGCTTATGGTGAAGACAAAGCGCCGAAGATAGAAAGGGATGGAAAGATACAAGTAAGGCGATCGCGTACTTCGAGAATGTGGTCGCGTCGAATTCGCGCTAGAGCTTTAAATGGATTATTATTTTGCTTGCGTGCGGCAATCCATTTATGCAAAAGTGTTAATCGCGGCGATGTTTTACTGCTGACAACGGAACCGCCCTATCTACCGATTTTAGGCTATTTCGCTCATTTACTATTCGGTCTTCCCTATGTCTGTCTGCTTTACGATATTTATCCAGACATTGCCGTCAATCTGCACGTCATTCCTGAAAAACATTGGCTAGTCCGTATTTGGCGTTGGTTAAATCGACAAGTGTGGAAAAATGCTCAAAGCGCGATCGTTCTTAGTTCGAGTATGAAAGAGCGCATTGTTGCTGAATGCCCGGAAATAGCCGATAAAATTACGGTAATTCATAGTTGGGCTAATCCTAACTGGATCAAACCGATCGACAAACAGGATAATTGGTTTGCTTGCGAATTCGATCTGGCGAACAAGTTTACCGTACTTTATTCGGGTAATATGGGTCGCTGTCACGATATGGATACCATCTTAGCGGCAGCAGCACAACTTAGTAACGAACCAACACCAATACAGTTTGTTTTTATTGGTAATGGTGCAAAGCGCAAACAATGTTTGGAACAAGTATGCAGTTTAGGATTAACTAATTGTCGATTTTTACCTTATCAAGATAGGAGCGTTCTTCCCTATTCTCTCACAGCTTGCGACCTTTCCTTAGTTAGCGTGAGTCCGGGTATGGAAGGGTTAATAGCCCCTAGCAAATTATATGGCATTTTAGCTGCTGGTCGTCCGGTAGCGGCAATTTGCGAACCTCATTCTTATTTAAGGAATTTATTGGCGGAAGCTAACTGCGGTGAAGCTTTTGATAATGGCGACGGAACTGCTTTGGCTAACTTTATTCGCCGTTTGGCTAATGATTCTGAATTAACTGCTGTTTTGGGAAATTCTGGACGTAGTTACCTTCAGTCTAAGTTTACCCCGGAAATTATTGCTAGACAGTATTGGCAAATTGTCTCTCGCATTCGTTAA
- a CDS encoding SPFH domain-containing protein — MSLLISTIIALIAWIIVYTPEQIAVEKNRQTVRAIAFLVAILASLISLYRVMWRFAIVIPAGNVGVVEVFGQVSDRTLNPGVHLINPFADIITEKNERESISIRLYC, encoded by the coding sequence ATGAGTTTACTGATTTCCACAATTATTGCCCTGATTGCTTGGATAATTGTCTACACGCCAGAACAAATCGCGGTCGAAAAAAATCGTCAAACCGTGCGCGCGATCGCCTTTTTAGTTGCGATTTTAGCGAGTTTAATTTCACTTTATCGAGTAATGTGGCGCTTCGCGATCGTTATACCTGCGGGTAACGTCGGTGTTGTCGAAGTTTTTGGTCAAGTTAGCGATCGTACTCTTAACCCAGGCGTTCATTTAATTAATCCTTTTGCCGATATAATTACAGAAAAAAATGAGCGAGAGTCTATCTCCATTAGGCTTTATTGTTGA
- a CDS encoding glycosyltransferase: MKKKENLSFNLWFPNIFEFKGGIQVYSAVFLQALQELLPESSFQVFLKHDTQYLSSYKFLEKTNYYFAGNSPVGLRTAIFAAQIMGYGLWQKPNLVIATHLNFTPAAYWLKKIAGIPYWGVAHGVEAWNIENPSLKTALQQADRILAVSSYTREILIAEQNLEPTKVSILPNTVDVSRFQIAPKPPHLLKRYGLKPEQPVILTVARLDNSERSKGYEQILYALPQIRTSIPNVHYLLVGKGSDRSRIEQLITKLNLADCVTLAGFVPDEELAEHYNLCDVFAMPSKNEGFGIVYLEALACGKPTLGGKIDGAVDALCHGELGVLVDPDNVGEIATNLSQILQGTHPHSILSQPEILRQRVRDTFGYEQFKHKLAALIESFTCGVD; encoded by the coding sequence ATGAAAAAAAAAGAAAATTTATCTTTCAATTTATGGTTTCCGAATATTTTTGAATTTAAGGGAGGAATTCAAGTTTATTCGGCTGTATTTTTACAGGCTTTACAAGAATTATTACCTGAAAGTAGTTTCCAGGTTTTTCTTAAGCACGATACTCAGTATTTGTCAAGTTACAAATTTTTAGAAAAAACTAACTATTATTTTGCCGGGAATTCACCTGTAGGTTTAAGAACCGCAATTTTTGCTGCTCAAATTATGGGATATGGACTTTGGCAAAAACCTAACTTAGTTATTGCTACTCATCTTAATTTTACACCTGCTGCTTATTGGTTAAAAAAAATAGCTGGTATTCCTTACTGGGGAGTTGCACACGGAGTAGAAGCTTGGAATATTGAAAATCCTAGTTTAAAAACTGCTTTGCAGCAAGCAGATAGAATTTTAGCAGTCAGCAGTTATACCCGCGAAATTCTGATTGCGGAACAAAATCTCGAACCTACCAAAGTTTCGATTTTACCTAATACTGTTGATGTTAGTAGGTTTCAAATTGCTCCTAAACCTCCACATTTGCTGAAGCGTTACGGATTAAAACCAGAACAACCAGTTATTTTAACAGTAGCGAGACTTGATAACAGCGAACGTAGTAAAGGTTATGAACAAATTCTCTACGCTTTACCCCAAATTCGCACTTCTATACCTAATGTACATTATCTGTTAGTGGGTAAGGGTAGCGATCGCTCTCGGATCGAACAGTTAATTACTAAACTTAATTTAGCAGATTGCGTCACGCTGGCGGGTTTTGTTCCCGATGAAGAACTTGCCGAACATTATAATTTGTGCGATGTTTTTGCTATGCCTAGTAAAAATGAAGGTTTTGGGATCGTCTACCTAGAAGCACTTGCTTGTGGTAAACCTACATTAGGAGGCAAAATAGATGGTGCAGTTGATGCACTTTGTCATGGCGAATTAGGCGTTTTAGTCGATCCCGATAATGTCGGAGAAATCGCAACTAATCTCAGCCAAATTTTACAAGGAACTCATCCCCATTCTATTTTGTCTCAACCAGAAATTCTCCGCCAGCGAGTTAGAGATACTTTTGGCTACGAACAGTTTAAGCATAAATTGGCTGCATTAATTGAAAGTTTTACTTGCGGAGTTGATTAA
- a CDS encoding elongation factor G, with protein MTRKVGNGTRNVAIVGPYSSGKTTLLESILFVTKAIARKGSIKEGNTVSDSAAEARDRTMSVEVSIASTEISDLNFTFVDCPGSIEFAQETQNALVGVDAAVVVCEPVIERVLTLAPLFKFLDDWEIPHLVFINKMDRSNDSFMDVLHALKAVSTRPLLPQQYPIRQNRELVGYIDLVTEAAFHYHEGSPADPVPLPEHLKDEEKAAREEMLEVLADFDDHLLEELLEEIEPPQEEILQDLKKDLGADLIVPVFFGIAEQDYGVRPLLDALVREAPAPEITAERIGLTGQTDAPTLAQVLKTYYTPQGGKLSLVRVWQGEITDGMVLNGVRAGGLYSLMGQQQEPLQKAVAGEIIAIGRLEGIQTGVTLSPNQAEELPKAEAIVPVYALAIAPERRKDEVKLSSALTKLLEEDPSLRWEQHGDTHEVILWGQGEIHLQVSLDRLRRKYNLPMTTHLPRVPYKETIRQSGTSHGRYKHQTGGHGAFGDVHLDIKPLSRGEGFSFHETIVGGVVPKQYIPGVETGVREYLAQGPLGFPVVDVDVTLTNGSYHSVDSSEQAFKQAARIAMTEGMPKCQPTLLEPILAIKVCAPSEFTSKALQLISGRRGQILGYEPRTDWQGWDEVTAYLPQAEMHNFIIELRSLTMGVGFFNWEYNHLQEVPDKVAESVLAMMSHAE; from the coding sequence ATGACCAGAAAAGTGGGAAACGGTACTCGCAATGTCGCCATTGTGGGACCGTACTCTAGTGGGAAAACCACCTTATTAGAAAGTATTTTGTTTGTGACAAAGGCGATCGCGCGTAAAGGTAGCATCAAAGAGGGTAACACAGTCAGCGACAGTGCGGCTGAAGCCCGCGATCGCACGATGAGTGTAGAAGTATCCATCGCTAGCACCGAAATTTCCGACCTGAATTTCACCTTTGTCGATTGTCCTGGTAGCATCGAATTTGCTCAAGAAACTCAAAACGCCCTAGTAGGTGTAGATGCAGCCGTAGTCGTTTGCGAACCAGTAATCGAGCGGGTTTTAACTCTCGCTCCTTTGTTCAAATTCCTCGACGACTGGGAAATTCCGCACCTAGTTTTCATCAACAAAATGGATCGCTCCAATGACAGCTTTATGGATGTTCTCCACGCACTGAAAGCTGTTTCCACCCGTCCTTTATTACCGCAACAATACCCAATTCGTCAAAATCGAGAATTAGTCGGCTATATTGACTTAGTAACAGAAGCGGCTTTCCACTACCATGAAGGTAGTCCCGCCGATCCCGTACCTCTCCCCGAACACCTCAAAGACGAAGAAAAAGCAGCGCGGGAAGAAATGCTCGAAGTTTTGGCAGACTTTGACGACCATTTGCTCGAAGAATTGCTGGAAGAGATTGAACCGCCTCAAGAAGAAATTCTCCAAGATTTAAAGAAAGATTTAGGTGCAGATTTAATCGTTCCCGTATTCTTTGGTATTGCCGAACAAGATTACGGCGTGCGACCATTATTAGATGCTTTAGTGCGAGAAGCACCAGCCCCAGAAATTACCGCCGAAAGGATCGGACTAACTGGTCAAACTGACGCTCCCACTTTGGCGCAAGTGCTGAAAACCTACTATACTCCTCAAGGTGGCAAACTAAGTTTAGTCAGAGTTTGGCAAGGCGAGATTACCGACGGAATGGTTCTCAACGGCGTTCGTGCTGGTGGTTTGTATAGTTTGATGGGTCAGCAGCAAGAGCCTTTACAGAAAGCCGTAGCAGGTGAAATAATTGCGATCGGACGACTGGAAGGTATTCAAACCGGAGTAACTCTCAGTCCCAACCAAGCAGAAGAATTACCGAAAGCAGAAGCGATCGTACCAGTTTACGCTTTAGCGATCGCGCCCGAACGTCGCAAAGACGAAGTTAAACTTTCTTCGGCACTCACGAAACTTTTGGAAGAAGACCCCTCTTTGCGTTGGGAACAACACGGCGACACTCATGAAGTAATTCTTTGGGGACAAGGCGAAATTCATCTGCAAGTTTCCCTCGATCGCCTGCGCCGTAAATATAATTTACCCATGACGACGCATTTACCGCGAGTCCCTTACAAAGAAACAATTCGCCAAAGTGGAACTTCTCACGGTCGCTACAAACACCAAACAGGCGGTCATGGCGCATTCGGAGATGTTCATCTAGATATCAAACCGCTTTCAAGAGGAGAAGGCTTTAGCTTCCACGAAACCATCGTCGGCGGTGTTGTCCCTAAACAATATATTCCCGGCGTAGAAACAGGCGTGCGTGAATATCTCGCACAAGGTCCTTTAGGTTTCCCCGTCGTAGATGTAGATGTCACCCTGACTAACGGATCTTACCACTCAGTTGATAGTTCCGAGCAAGCATTTAAACAAGCGGCTCGAATTGCGATGACTGAAGGAATGCCGAAATGCCAGCCAACTTTGCTCGAACCGATTTTAGCAATTAAAGTTTGTGCGCCTTCGGAGTTTACCTCGAAAGCCCTACAGCTAATTAGCGGACGACGAGGACAAATTTTGGGTTACGAACCTCGCACCGACTGGCAAGGTTGGGACGAAGTTACAGCTTATCTACCCCAAGCCGAGATGCACAACTTTATTATCGAGTTGCGATCGCTAACAATGGGCGTTGGCTTCTTTAATTGGGAATACAATCATCTCCAAGAAGTACCCGATAAAGTTGCCGAGTCTGTCTTAGCGATGATGAGTCACGCTGAATAA
- a CDS encoding glycosyltransferase, with amino-acid sequence MKILHVIPSVSLALGGPTHVVLNFVKHLRSRGIDAEIATTNDNGSELLDVPLNQLVDYEGVPVWFLPRFSPPLKEYIFSAALARWLWQNIKHYDLVHTHYLFSFASTAAAAIARKQKVPYVVSTIGQLTPWALAQSKLKKQVYTTLIERRNLTRAAAIHCTSSGEATDVRNFGINTPSFILPLGVKPVSALPLAKEKIRQKYAISPEIPIVLFLSRLHYKKRPDLLIQALGKITAEKHQFHLILAGSGEAEYISYLEDLAASLGIASCTSFAGFVAGEDKQILLQGADLFVLPSFSENFGVAIAEAMAASLPVIVTPGVQIAPEIAAFEAGLVVENSLEAVKEAIATLLTSPQLRQQMGVNGKLLVAERYAWETISNHLTTVYTSILEGKSCPDFNSNIQPK; translated from the coding sequence GTGAAAATTTTGCACGTTATTCCTTCAGTCAGTCTCGCATTAGGAGGACCGACTCATGTGGTTTTGAATTTTGTTAAACATTTGCGATCGCGTGGTATTGATGCAGAAATTGCTACTACTAATGATAATGGCAGTGAATTACTAGATGTACCTTTAAATCAGCTTGTTGACTATGAAGGTGTTCCTGTTTGGTTTTTGCCGAGATTTTCTCCACCTTTAAAAGAATATATTTTTTCTGCGGCTCTTGCTCGTTGGTTATGGCAAAATATTAAACATTACGATCTAGTTCATACCCATTATCTATTCTCTTTTGCTTCCACTGCGGCAGCAGCGATCGCTAGAAAACAAAAAGTCCCTTATGTTGTTAGCACTATCGGTCAACTTACGCCTTGGGCGCTGGCACAAAGTAAACTTAAAAAACAAGTATACACTACTTTGATCGAGCGACGCAATCTAACTCGTGCCGCCGCTATTCATTGTACTTCTTCTGGTGAAGCAACAGATGTCCGCAATTTTGGGATTAATACTCCTAGCTTTATTCTCCCTTTAGGAGTTAAACCCGTGTCTGCTTTACCTTTAGCCAAAGAAAAAATTAGGCAAAAATATGCCATATCTCCTGAAATACCAATAGTATTATTTCTCTCTCGTCTTCACTATAAAAAACGTCCAGATTTGTTAATTCAAGCATTAGGTAAAATAACTGCTGAAAAACATCAGTTTCACTTGATTTTAGCCGGTTCGGGCGAGGCAGAATATATCAGTTATCTTGAGGATTTAGCTGCTTCTTTAGGCATAGCTTCTTGTACTTCTTTTGCTGGTTTTGTTGCGGGAGAAGATAAACAAATATTGCTGCAAGGTGCAGATTTGTTTGTTTTGCCGTCATTTTCCGAAAATTTCGGCGTAGCTATAGCAGAAGCGATGGCTGCTAGTTTACCAGTAATTGTTACTCCTGGGGTGCAAATTGCGCCGGAAATTGCTGCTTTTGAAGCTGGATTGGTAGTTGAAAATTCCCTGGAAGCGGTAAAAGAGGCGATCGCGACTTTACTGACATCTCCTCAATTAAGACAGCAAATGGGCGTTAATGGCAAATTACTGGTAGCAGAAAGATATGCTTGGGAAACGATATCTAACCATCTCACTACTGTTTATACTTCAATCCTCGAAGGTAAATCTTGCCCTGATTTTAATTCTAATATTCAGCCTAAGTAA
- a CDS encoding tetratricopeptide repeat protein, whose protein sequence is MNNSNICSQFCFKNQQNSLPQIPHHHLISLIPQQFSGLSWKPFEFVKKNLQKFTNKAVNSEQLSVNSPQSPIPNPQSPIPNPQSPILIILSLMLITGNVAPARSAEAISFQLAQTSSESLQRQTAAVNQVNKGLQLVESGKIREAIAAFRLAAQLDPNLASAHYNLGLALKQEGELQPAATAFYRSTLADPNFALAFANLGEVLYQGNNLPQAKNYLDRAISLDPELAFAHENLGKVLLELGEIETAIATLRRAIQLNPDSASPYYYLGVTYLQANQFQQAKELFQQAIKIKPDYAEAHYNLGTILFQENSLDTALAAFRSAAEANRNYANAYYAAGLIFFNQKRYSEAQRVLQFAVDLYSAQANLEWANNAQDLLEKAQALITPTPQ, encoded by the coding sequence ATGAACAATAGCAACATTTGTTCGCAATTTTGTTTCAAAAATCAACAAAATTCTTTACCTCAGATTCCCCACCACCACTTAATTTCCCTTATTCCTCAGCAATTTTCTGGGTTAAGTTGGAAACCTTTCGAGTTTGTCAAGAAAAATTTGCAAAAATTCACAAACAAAGCTGTTAACAGTGAGCAGTTATCAGTTAACAGTCCCCAATCCCCAATCCCCAATCCCCAATCCCCAATCCCCAATCCCCAATCCCCAATCTTAATTATTTTGAGTTTAATGTTAATAACGGGAAACGTAGCCCCAGCGAGATCCGCAGAAGCAATTAGTTTCCAGTTAGCCCAGACATCCAGTGAAAGTTTACAACGACAAACCGCCGCAGTTAACCAAGTAAACAAAGGATTACAATTAGTTGAATCAGGGAAAATCCGCGAAGCGATCGCCGCTTTTCGTTTAGCCGCACAACTCGATCCTAACCTCGCCTCGGCACACTATAACCTCGGATTAGCCCTCAAGCAAGAAGGAGAATTACAGCCCGCAGCCACAGCCTTTTATCGTAGCACCCTCGCCGATCCTAATTTTGCCTTAGCTTTTGCTAATTTGGGCGAAGTGCTTTATCAAGGTAATAATCTCCCGCAAGCAAAAAATTATCTCGATCGCGCGATCTCCCTCGATCCCGAATTAGCCTTTGCTCACGAAAATTTGGGCAAAGTTTTGTTAGAGTTAGGAGAAATTGAAACCGCGATCGCCACTTTACGTCGCGCTATTCAACTAAATCCTGATTCTGCATCTCCTTATTATTATTTAGGCGTTACTTATCTCCAAGCAAACCAATTTCAACAAGCAAAAGAATTATTTCAACAAGCAATTAAAATTAAACCAGATTATGCCGAAGCTCACTATAATTTAGGAACAATTTTATTCCAAGAAAACTCTCTCGACACTGCCCTCGCCGCGTTTCGTAGTGCCGCCGAAGCTAACCGTAATTATGCTAACGCTTACTATGCTGCTGGCTTAATTTTTTTCAATCAAAAACGCTACAGCGAAGCCCAGCGAGTTTTACAATTTGCAGTAGATCTTTACTCAGCCCAAGCTAATTTAGAATGGGCTAATAATGCCCAAGATTTATTAGAAAAAGCCCAAGCTTTAATCACACCTACACCACAATAG
- a CDS encoding sulfotransferase domain-containing protein, which yields MNKPDFFLVGAAKCGTTSMYKYLRQHPEIFMPQDKEPHFFGCDLNYSSLSIKNEQEYLALFSEAKNGQRIGEASVWYLYSEKAAEEIKNFCPSAQIIIMLRNPVDMLYSLYNYFIATGRENIADFGSALAAEKERKQGLRLPKTLYSFPQELLYYREIAKYTKQCQAYLDCFGKDNIHWIIFDDLLIEPEIVYKKTLKFLRVNEEFQVPFTQENKAKIRISRSKKIQKLLKNPLSIWLVRKMMPRPNQGKLFRLIKAWDKINNKYTTPPAMNKEIRKNLQKEFAPEVERLSELLGRDLTHWSKDTN from the coding sequence ATGAATAAACCAGATTTTTTTCTTGTAGGGGCGGCGAAGTGTGGCACAACTTCCATGTATAAATATCTTCGCCAACATCCAGAAATTTTTATGCCACAAGACAAAGAACCTCATTTTTTTGGTTGCGACTTAAACTACAGTTCTTTATCAATTAAAAATGAGCAAGAGTATCTAGCTTTGTTTTCTGAGGCTAAAAATGGGCAAAGAATTGGAGAAGCTTCAGTTTGGTATCTTTATTCAGAAAAAGCAGCCGAGGAAATTAAAAATTTTTGTCCTTCTGCTCAAATAATTATTATGCTGAGAAATCCTGTAGATATGCTTTACTCTCTATATAATTATTTTATCGCTACAGGTAGGGAAAATATTGCTGATTTTGGTTCTGCTCTTGCTGCCGAGAAAGAAAGAAAACAAGGGCTACGCTTACCTAAAACTTTATATTCATTTCCCCAAGAGCTTCTTTACTATCGTGAAATAGCCAAGTATACAAAACAATGTCAAGCATACTTAGACTGTTTTGGTAAAGATAATATTCACTGGATTATTTTCGACGATTTGCTAATAGAACCAGAAATAGTATATAAAAAGACCTTAAAATTCTTAAGGGTTAATGAAGAATTTCAAGTACCATTTACCCAAGAAAATAAGGCAAAAATAAGAATCAGCAGAAGCAAAAAAATACAAAAATTGCTCAAGAATCCTCTGAGTATATGGCTAGTAAGAAAAATGATGCCGCGACCAAACCAAGGAAAGTTATTTCGACTAATTAAAGCGTGGGATAAAATTAATAATAAATATACCACTCCTCCAGCGATGAATAAAGAAATAAGAAAAAATTTACAAAAAGAATTTGCTCCTGAAGTTGAACGTTTAAGCGAACTGTTAGGTAGGGATTTAACCCACTGGAGTAAAGACACAAACTAA
- a CDS encoding glycosyltransferase family 4 protein — protein sequence MNNPRISLVHPTSNPFSRNAARSLAEANLLQEIITTTAYHPNGKLARWLKQLPPQLSQILTQELARRTWIPPDNVPLRDHPWQETLRIALVKSGLSRPLGFGRTGPINWVYASLDRHVAKYHLQGLDAVYAYEDGAATTFQVAKQQNILCLYDLPIPFYRTSQAIQAEEAQRFPELASAFQAVQEPAWKIKRKEQEIQLADHIFVASSFTKKSLLDIGINQEKISVIPYGSPLEYFQPKPKPDNLFRALFVGRVGPRKGVHYLLQSWQDLQLAKAELLLVGINEFPHQWLSQYEDSFRYVSTVPHGLLNQYYSAANVLVFPSLVEGFGLVILEAMTCGIPVITTPNTAGADIITDGKDGFIVPIRDVEALKEKIAWCYNRPQELAEMGKAARRKAEELTWDLYRHKLGNKVKEVINHSTKN from the coding sequence ATGAACAATCCCCGGATATCTCTAGTTCACCCGACCAGTAATCCATTTTCTCGGAATGCGGCGAGATCCCTGGCTGAAGCGAATCTCCTTCAGGAAATCATCACAACTACAGCATATCATCCTAATGGTAAACTAGCGCGCTGGCTCAAGCAACTACCTCCCCAATTGTCTCAGATTCTGACTCAAGAATTAGCCAGACGTACTTGGATACCTCCAGATAACGTACCTTTGCGAGATCATCCCTGGCAAGAAACTTTACGCATCGCTCTGGTAAAATCTGGTTTAAGTCGTCCTCTTGGTTTTGGTCGCACCGGACCGATAAACTGGGTTTATGCTTCGCTCGATCGCCATGTTGCTAAGTATCATCTCCAAGGACTAGATGCAGTGTATGCTTACGAGGATGGTGCTGCTACTACTTTTCAGGTTGCTAAACAACAAAATATCCTTTGTTTATACGATTTACCCATACCTTTTTATCGTACCAGTCAGGCAATCCAAGCAGAAGAAGCTCAACGTTTTCCAGAGCTCGCTTCTGCTTTCCAAGCAGTCCAAGAACCTGCTTGGAAAATTAAGCGCAAAGAGCAAGAAATTCAGCTAGCAGACCACATTTTTGTTGCTTCTTCTTTTACCAAAAAATCCTTGCTCGATATTGGCATTAACCAAGAAAAAATTAGCGTTATTCCCTACGGTTCGCCCCTGGAATATTTTCAACCAAAACCCAAACCAGATAATCTTTTTCGAGCTTTATTTGTTGGTCGTGTGGGTCCTCGCAAAGGCGTTCATTACTTGTTACAATCTTGGCAAGATTTACAGTTAGCGAAAGCCGAATTATTATTGGTAGGAATTAATGAATTTCCTCACCAATGGCTATCTCAATATGAAGACAGTTTTCGCTATGTTTCTACTGTACCTCATGGTTTGCTAAATCAATATTATAGTGCAGCTAACGTTTTAGTTTTTCCTTCCTTAGTTGAAGGTTTTGGCTTGGTAATTTTGGAAGCTATGACTTGCGGAATTCCAGTTATTACTACTCCTAATACCGCAGGGGCGGATATAATCACTGATGGGAAAGATGGTTTCATCGTACCAATTCGAGATGTAGAAGCACTGAAAGAAAAAATTGCTTGGTGTTATAATCGTCCTCAAGAGTTAGCTGAAATGGGCAAAGCAGCCCGACGTAAAGCAGAAGAATTAACTTGGGATTTGTATCGTCACAAATTAGGAAATAAAGTCAAAGAAGTTATCAATCATTCAACAAAAAATTAG